The genomic window TCAAGTGAAGCGCACTACTATGAAAAGATCGGCAAGTATGGCTTGGCAGCGAGTTCGGCTCTGGATGCGGTCGACTTGGGCGTTACTATCCCCAAAGGCGGTCCGATGATAGACGCGCTTGTCGGCGCGGCTGTTGAGTCTATCGGCGCAAAGAGATTGGAAGAGATCCTTCCAAAACTGGCACCCTATGATATGACACGCGTGGCAGCCAGGCTGGATGCAATCGATCGCAAGCGCACTTCGTTTGCCGATATAATGACCGAGGAAGCATATAACACTGCCGTGATAACAGCAAATTTATATGGCAAAGCTGATTTCAGAAGGCAAGTGATGGACCCTAGAAACTGGATTGGTCTTGATTCTCTAAGAAAGCCTCATCAGCTTTGGACTGATCTAGATAATGCATTCTGCAATAAACAGAATATGATTTATGAAACTAAGCAATATTATGAGTCTGTTGCAAGAGAGCAGAAGAGCCCATATACGGGAGAATCTCACGTACCGGTGCCTTCAAATCCAATGACAGAAGGCTATTCTATATACGGTTCCAACATAACAATTGACATCCGGGCTGCATACACCCGAGCCGAAACCATATCGATTTTTCTCCGGACTGAGGTTGCGCTGCGCAGGTATCGGTTTGACAACGGATCATATCCCGCAAAGCTGTCTGATGTTGCGCCAAAGTATCTCAAAAAAGTCCCGATTGATCCGTTCGGCAAGGGTAAGCCTCTGAAATACAAACTCATAAAGAACGGCAAAGGTTTTCTGCTCTACAGCCTTGGGCCTGATATGAAAGACAATCGAGGAATGGCAGCACAGTGGAGTGGGCAAAGCACGGTTGGAGATTTAGTGGCAGGTAAGTGGTAGTTGTTTGAACTGAAGTCAAGATTTATCCGATTGACCGTTTTTTCGGTAAAGACGGTAGTCCTTTCACCGTCCCTGGTAAGTAGCCCCGATTCGTTATATACTAATCGGGTATACAGACATCATGGAGGACTGGAATGAGACATCGCACTATCACACTAGCCGCCTTAATACTGGGTCTGCTGACACTGGCTTTAAGCGTCCAGGCAGTAGAACTCAAGCAGATCAAAGAGGGTAGTATCACAGTTTCATACCCTACAGGTATGGACGTCCAAGCCCGGCGCATACTCTCCAAAGTCAAGGAATCCATCCAGCCCTCCCTCGATATTCAGGAGCAGACGGTCAAGCTTTTGGCCGACCCGGGCGTTATTGCGGGAGATATTGCCGGCCTGCTGGGATGCGAGGATAAAAAAGATGAAGCCTTAAGTCGACTTAAGGCGTATAAGACAAAATCCCAAGCACTGGTTGCATGTTTTTCAAACATTAGACTTATAAAAAAGTCCGAGGCAGTTGCCATGGGGGGTGTCGACGCAGGCGTGATGCAGATACGCTATGACGACAAGACCGATGAATTCAATATGGTCCTGTCCCTGGACAACATCGATCCTGAGAAGATCAAACTGAGCTATTTTCCTGTCTTTGTGAATGCCGACGGCACAATCAGGGCGGAAAACAAGCTCACCGACATGGCCATGGACTTCATGGGTTCAAGCAAAGCCATGCTGATTGCTCCAGTTCACGATACCGTTGGGTACGTGATGGCCGAGGAACTGGACCTGTACCAACCGTTCGCGCGCTGGTTTAATGAAGGAGTCAGCGGATGGGTAGCCCGCCATGTGGTCGTGAAAACAGATTCCAGACTCGCCGGTCTTGCAAACGACCTCTTGGATATAAGCCCAGGGTCAAAACAACTCAGAGATAAAATCGATTTGCTCTCCTGGCCTCAGCGTGCATTTCAAAACTTAAAATCGCCAAGTTTCAATCCCGAACTTGAAGTCGCACAGACACAATATTCCATCCGGATCCTCTCCGACCTTCTCGACAAGAACGGCACGCAAATACTGCCCGCTATCATGAAAGAGGTTAACTTCAATCCCAATGCCGATACCGACACCGTCTGCTCGGCAATCAAAAAAGTGACAGGCAAGGACTTCAAAAGCATTTTGCTTGGCTATGTTCCGGCAGACATTCGTGACGGGATCAAGTCTAACGATGCTCCCAAACTGACTAAACGCGCCGAGGAACTTGTTGGCGAGAAAAAACTGGTTGATGCCGCCGACCGGCTGCGTAAGGCTCTGGAGATGGACCCGCAGGATATCAATGCGCGCCTGAACCTTGCCTGGATCGAGCGCGAGACCGGCGACAGCTTCGATTCGGAATTCCAGACGTTTATAACCGCTCGCCTGCTGACAAAGGGCAATTATTCGTTTCACCTTTATGGCGACAGCATAGAAGGCAACTATGTATTGGCGCGTCTTTCTATCCTTATGGGCAATATCGAGTATGCCAAGAAGCTCCTGCAGCCTGTGCTGTTGGCTAATCCGAACCATGCCGATGCAAAGCGCGCTATGGAACAAATCGATAAGCTCAACAGCGCTATGCATGGTGGGACGAGTAACCCGTAAGCCTGTTACGAAATAAATCTGCAAGATTTTTGAAACTAAATGCAAAATAACCGTTGACATCCTCGGTTTGAAGATGGTATCATTTCACTTGCCGGTTGGATATGACCTACCGGCCCCTAAGTTGTCTGAAAATAAGTTTTGTGAACTCACAAAAACTTGTTGACAGGGTCAATTGAGTGCGGTATAATATATTGCCTGGGGGGAACATTCCCCGGGCTTTTGACTGAGTTCTTTGAAAATTAAATAGTGCAAG from Armatimonadota bacterium includes these protein-coding regions:
- a CDS encoding tetratricopeptide repeat protein yields the protein MRHRTITLAALILGLLTLALSVQAVELKQIKEGSITVSYPTGMDVQARRILSKVKESIQPSLDIQEQTVKLLADPGVIAGDIAGLLGCEDKKDEALSRLKAYKTKSQALVACFSNIRLIKKSEAVAMGGVDAGVMQIRYDDKTDEFNMVLSLDNIDPEKIKLSYFPVFVNADGTIRAENKLTDMAMDFMGSSKAMLIAPVHDTVGYVMAEELDLYQPFARWFNEGVSGWVARHVVVKTDSRLAGLANDLLDISPGSKQLRDKIDLLSWPQRAFQNLKSPSFNPELEVAQTQYSIRILSDLLDKNGTQILPAIMKEVNFNPNADTDTVCSAIKKVTGKDFKSILLGYVPADIRDGIKSNDAPKLTKRAEELVGEKKLVDAADRLRKALEMDPQDINARLNLAWIERETGDSFDSEFQTFITARLLTKGNYSFHLYGDSIEGNYVLARLSILMGNIEYAKKLLQPVLLANPNHADAKRAMEQIDKLNSAMHGGTSNP